The following proteins come from a genomic window of Pseudomonas putida:
- a CDS encoding glycosyltransferase, which produces MSDPLDLSVLIPAKNEVDNLPSLLMEIRAALTAEDYEVLVVDDGSSDGTLNVLQQLKSQGYRQLRILRHDRSLGQSTSLWHAAQVARGHWLATLDGDGQNDPADIPGMLALVRASQNLAGGVKLVAGHRVNRRDSASKRWASRFANGLRSRLLKDATPDTGCGLKLIERAAFLHLPYFDHMHRYIPALILRHNGRMLVHPVNHRPRHAGVSKYGNLDRALVGILDLFGVWWLIRRTRLHSRPQELEG; this is translated from the coding sequence ATGAGCGATCCACTTGACCTCTCGGTACTCATCCCCGCCAAGAACGAGGTCGACAACCTGCCGTCACTGCTGATGGAGATTCGTGCTGCACTCACGGCCGAAGACTACGAAGTGTTGGTGGTCGACGACGGCAGCAGCGACGGCACCCTGAACGTACTGCAACAACTGAAAAGCCAGGGCTACAGGCAATTGCGCATCCTGCGTCACGACCGTTCGCTGGGCCAGAGCACCTCGCTGTGGCATGCCGCCCAGGTGGCCCGTGGCCACTGGCTGGCGACCCTGGATGGCGACGGCCAGAACGACCCGGCAGACATCCCCGGCATGCTAGCCCTGGTGCGCGCCAGCCAGAACCTGGCCGGCGGCGTCAAGTTGGTGGCAGGGCACCGGGTCAACCGGCGTGACAGCGCCAGCAAGCGCTGGGCCTCGCGCTTTGCCAACGGCCTACGCAGCCGCCTGCTCAAGGATGCCACGCCCGACACCGGCTGCGGGCTGAAGCTGATCGAGCGGGCAGCCTTCCTGCACCTGCCCTACTTCGACCACATGCACCGCTACATTCCGGCACTGATCCTGCGCCACAACGGCCGCATGCTGGTGCACCCGGTCAACCACCGGCCACGCCACGCCGGTGTCTCCAAGTACGGCAACCTGGACCGCGCCCTGGTCGGCATCCTCGACTTGTTCGGGGTGTGGTGGCTAATCCGCCGCACCCGCCTGCACAGCCGCCCGCAGGAGCTTGAAGGATGA
- a CDS encoding NAD-dependent epimerase/dehydratase family protein, which produces MPVLITGVAGFIGYHVARRLCEAGIEVVGIDNLNAYYSVELKRARLQALFGFSSFHFHTLDIANPADLQPLFARQAFSEVIHLAAQAGVRYSLDNPGAYGQANLVGFLNVLEACRAQPPRHLIYASSSSVYGANAKLPFSIDDPVEQPVSLYAASKRANELMAHSYAHLYRLPTTGLRFFTVYGPWGRPDMALFKFTRAMLEGRPIALYNNGLMGRDFTYIDDIVESIVRLRLKPPRPVEGKPPCQLFNIGRGQPVRLLHFVDCLEDALGIKAQRDYLPLQAGDVLETWADVSSLTRWIDFSPGTSLEHGVNAFVGWYRGFYRV; this is translated from the coding sequence ATGCCCGTACTGATTACCGGTGTGGCAGGTTTCATTGGCTACCACGTGGCGCGGCGCCTGTGCGAGGCCGGCATCGAAGTGGTCGGTATCGACAACCTTAATGCCTACTACAGCGTCGAGCTCAAGCGGGCGCGCCTGCAGGCGTTGTTCGGTTTTTCCAGCTTCCACTTCCATACCCTCGACATCGCCAACCCTGCCGATTTGCAACCGCTGTTCGCCAGGCAGGCGTTCAGCGAGGTGATCCACCTGGCAGCCCAGGCCGGCGTGCGCTATTCACTGGACAACCCTGGTGCCTACGGGCAGGCCAACCTGGTTGGTTTCCTCAATGTTCTCGAGGCCTGCCGAGCGCAGCCACCACGCCACTTGATCTACGCCTCCAGCAGCTCCGTGTACGGGGCCAATGCCAAGCTGCCGTTCAGCATCGACGACCCGGTCGAGCAGCCAGTGTCGCTCTATGCCGCCAGCAAGCGCGCCAATGAACTGATGGCGCACAGCTACGCGCACCTGTACCGCCTGCCGACCACCGGCCTGCGTTTTTTTACCGTCTATGGCCCCTGGGGCCGCCCCGACATGGCGCTGTTCAAGTTCACCCGCGCCATGCTCGAAGGCCGGCCGATAGCGCTTTACAACAACGGCCTGATGGGCCGCGACTTCACCTACATCGACGACATCGTCGAGAGCATCGTGCGCCTGCGCCTGAAACCGCCCCGCCCGGTCGAAGGGAAACCACCCTGCCAACTGTTCAATATCGGCCGCGGTCAGCCGGTAAGGCTGCTGCACTTTGTCGACTGCCTGGAGGACGCCTTGGGTATCAAGGCCCAGCGCGACTACCTACCGCTGCAAGCGGGGGACGTACTGGAAACCTGGGCCGACGTAAGCTCACTGACACGCTGGATCGACTTCTCCCCTGGCACGTCGCTGGAACATGGCGTCAACGCCTTCGTTGGTTGGTACCGGGGTTTCTACCGGGTTTGA
- a CDS encoding methyltransferase domain-containing protein: protein MDEAKLHDFMGKLVSDMGAAATLANVILGDELGLYRALADSQAVTPEQLAEKTGCHPRLVREWLNAQAASGYMVHEKGHFVLPEEQAMALALEDSPAYMAGGAAVVAALFHDKDKLVAAMRGDGGLAWGDHHPCMFSGTERFFRPGYRTFLVADWLPALEGVVAKLQAGAKVADVGCGHGASTLVMAQAFPASTFVGYDYHEPSIATANERAREAGLEARVSFQQASAKDYPGHDHDLVCFFDCLHDMGDPVGAARHAYRALKADGTVMLVEPYAEDSLEGNLTPVGRLFYAASTFICTPNSLSQEVGLGLGAQAGEARLRAVFEEAGFSRFRRATQTPFNLILEARK, encoded by the coding sequence ATGGACGAGGCAAAGCTTCACGATTTCATGGGCAAGCTGGTGAGCGACATGGGCGCAGCGGCGACGCTGGCCAACGTCATCCTCGGCGATGAACTGGGGCTGTACCGGGCCTTGGCGGACAGCCAGGCGGTCACCCCGGAGCAACTGGCGGAAAAGACCGGCTGCCACCCGCGGCTGGTGCGCGAATGGTTGAATGCCCAGGCGGCCTCGGGTTACATGGTCCATGAGAAGGGCCATTTCGTGCTGCCTGAGGAACAGGCCATGGCCCTGGCGCTGGAGGACTCCCCGGCCTACATGGCCGGCGGCGCGGCAGTGGTGGCAGCGCTGTTCCATGACAAGGACAAGCTGGTAGCCGCCATGCGTGGCGATGGCGGGCTGGCCTGGGGCGATCACCACCCGTGCATGTTCAGTGGTACCGAGCGGTTTTTCCGGCCGGGGTATCGCACCTTTCTGGTGGCGGATTGGCTGCCGGCGCTGGAGGGTGTGGTGGCCAAGCTGCAGGCGGGCGCCAAGGTGGCGGACGTGGGGTGCGGTCATGGTGCCTCGACGCTGGTGATGGCGCAGGCGTTTCCGGCGTCGACCTTCGTGGGGTACGACTATCATGAGCCTTCGATCGCAACCGCCAACGAGCGTGCACGTGAAGCGGGGCTGGAGGCGCGGGTGAGCTTCCAGCAGGCCAGCGCCAAGGACTATCCGGGGCATGACCATGACCTGGTGTGTTTCTTCGATTGCCTGCACGACATGGGTGACCCGGTCGGGGCAGCCCGGCATGCCTACCGTGCTTTGAAGGCGGATGGCACGGTCATGCTGGTAGAGCCTTATGCCGAGGACTCGCTGGAGGGTAACCTGACACCGGTCGGACGGTTGTTCTATGCCGCGTCTACCTTCATCTGCACGCCGAATTCGCTGTCGCAGGAGGTGGGCCTCGGGCTGGGCGCACAGGCCGGAGAAGCGCGCTTGCGGGCCGTCTTCGAGGAGGCGGGGTTCAGCAGGTTCCGCCGGGCGACGCAGACGCCGTTCAACCTGATTCTGGAGGCCCGCAAGTAG
- a CDS encoding amidase produces MIEVTEVSIAELRDALESGRTTAVELVKAYLARIDAYDGADTATALNAVVVRNPEALKEAEASDARRAKGQVLSPLDGIPYTAKDSYLVKGLTAASGSPAFKDLVAQRDAFTIERLRAAGAVCLGKTNMPPMANGGMQRGVYGRAESPYNANYLTAPFASGSSNGAGTATAASFSAFGLAEETWSSGRGPASNNGLCAYTPSRGVISVRGNWPLTPTMDVVVPYARTMADLLEILDVVVADDADKRGDLWRLQPWVPIPAASTVRPTSYLDLAADASALKGKRFGVPRMYINADPEAGTSEKPGIGGPTGQRINTRATVIDLWQQARQALEAAGAEVLEVDFPLVSNCEGDRPGAPTVYNRGIVSKAFLHDELWELSGWAFDDFLRANDDPKLNRLADVDGLKIFPHDPGTLPNREDDLAAGMDEYVNMAKRGLKTWDQIETLPDGLRGLEQTRKLDLEDWMDKLGLDAVLFPTVADVGPADADINPVSADIAWSNGIWVANGNLAIRHLGVPTVTVPMGVMADIGMPVGLTFAGKAYSDNALLSFAAAFESTGSRRMIPPRTPALG; encoded by the coding sequence ATGATCGAGGTAACCGAGGTTTCCATTGCCGAGCTGCGCGACGCGCTCGAGTCGGGCCGCACGACGGCGGTCGAGCTGGTCAAGGCCTACCTGGCACGTATCGACGCCTACGATGGCGCCGACACCGCCACTGCCCTCAACGCCGTAGTGGTACGCAACCCGGAGGCGCTGAAAGAAGCCGAGGCCTCCGACGCTCGCCGTGCCAAGGGCCAGGTGCTTAGCCCGCTGGACGGTATCCCCTACACCGCCAAGGACAGCTACCTGGTCAAAGGTTTGACTGCCGCCTCCGGCAGCCCTGCCTTCAAGGACCTGGTCGCCCAGCGCGACGCCTTCACCATCGAGCGCCTGCGCGCCGCCGGAGCCGTGTGCCTGGGCAAGACCAACATGCCGCCCATGGCTAACGGTGGCATGCAGCGCGGCGTCTATGGCCGCGCCGAAAGCCCGTACAACGCCAACTACCTGACCGCGCCCTTCGCCTCGGGCTCGTCCAACGGTGCCGGCACCGCCACCGCAGCCAGTTTCAGCGCCTTTGGCCTGGCCGAAGAAACCTGGTCCAGCGGCCGTGGCCCGGCGTCCAACAACGGCCTGTGTGCCTACACCCCGTCGCGCGGAGTGATTTCGGTGCGTGGCAACTGGCCGCTGACGCCGACCATGGACGTGGTGGTGCCCTATGCCCGCACCATGGCCGACCTGCTGGAAATCCTCGACGTGGTGGTCGCCGATGACGCCGACAAGCGCGGCGACCTGTGGCGCCTGCAGCCGTGGGTGCCGATCCCGGCTGCCTCGACGGTACGTCCGACGTCTTACCTTGACCTGGCGGCGGATGCCAGCGCGCTCAAGGGCAAGCGCTTTGGCGTACCACGCATGTATATAAATGCCGACCCCGAAGCAGGCACCTCCGAAAAACCGGGCATCGGCGGGCCGACCGGCCAACGCATCAACACCCGCGCTACGGTGATCGACCTGTGGCAACAAGCACGCCAGGCCTTGGAAGCAGCGGGTGCCGAAGTACTGGAAGTGGACTTCCCGCTGGTGTCCAACTGTGAAGGTGACCGCCCAGGCGCGCCGACCGTGTACAACCGTGGCATCGTCAGCAAAGCGTTCCTGCATGACGAACTGTGGGAACTGTCGGGCTGGGCCTTTGACGACTTCCTGCGCGCCAACGATGACCCCAAGCTTAACCGCCTGGCTGATGTCGACGGGCTGAAGATCTTCCCGCACGACCCGGGCACCTTGCCCAACCGTGAAGACGACCTGGCTGCCGGCATGGACGAGTACGTCAACATGGCCAAACGCGGTCTGAAGACCTGGGACCAGATCGAAACACTGCCCGACGGCCTGCGCGGCCTGGAGCAGACCCGCAAGCTGGACCTGGAAGACTGGATGGACAAGCTGGGCCTGGACGCGGTGCTGTTCCCCACCGTAGCCGACGTTGGCCCGGCCGATGCCGATATCAACCCGGTATCGGCGGACATCGCCTGGAGCAACGGTATCTGGGTAGCCAACGGCAACCTGGCAATCCGTCACCTGGGCGTTCCGACCGTGACCGTGCCGATGGGCGTGATGGCCGATATCGGTATGCCGGTGGGGCTGACCTTTGCCGGGAAGGCCTATAGCGACAACGCGCTGCTGAGTTTTGCTGCCGCCTTCGAGTCGACCGGCTCGCGCCGGATGATCCCGCCGCGCACGCCGGCGCTTGGCTGA
- the nspC gene encoding carboxynorspermidine decarboxylase: MIKTPYYLIDKTKLLSNMEKIAYVREHSGAKALLALKCFATWSVFDLMQQYMDGTTSSSLFELKLGRQKFAGETHAYSVAWADDEVEEMLENCDKIIFNSIGQLQRFAEQSEGKVRGLRVNPQVSSSDYLLADPARPFSRLGEWDPAKIEQVIEQISGFMFHNNCENGDFGLFDKMLTHIEERFGHLLHKVEWVSLGGGIHFTGEDYAVDAFCARLKAFSEKYGVQVYLEPGEAAITNSASLEVTVLDTLYNGKHLAVVDSSIEAHLLDLLIYRLNAKMAPNDGEHTYMVCGKSCLAGDIFGEYQFDRPLAIGDRLSFIDTAGYTMVKKNWFNGLKMPSIVVKQLDGSVEVVREFGFEDYVSSLS, translated from the coding sequence ATGATCAAGACGCCGTATTACCTCATCGATAAAACCAAGCTGCTCAGCAACATGGAGAAGATCGCCTACGTGCGCGAACACTCCGGTGCCAAGGCGCTGCTCGCCCTCAAGTGCTTCGCCACCTGGTCGGTGTTCGACCTGATGCAGCAGTACATGGACGGCACCACCTCGTCCTCCCTGTTCGAGCTCAAGCTCGGCCGCCAGAAGTTCGCCGGCGAAACCCATGCCTATAGCGTGGCCTGGGCCGACGACGAGGTCGAGGAGATGCTTGAGAACTGCGACAAGATCATCTTCAACTCAATCGGCCAGCTGCAGCGCTTTGCCGAACAGTCCGAAGGCAAAGTGCGTGGTCTGCGCGTCAACCCGCAGGTCAGCAGCTCCGACTACCTGCTGGCCGACCCGGCCCGCCCGTTCAGCCGCCTGGGCGAATGGGACCCGGCCAAGATCGAGCAGGTGATCGAACAGATTTCCGGTTTCATGTTCCACAACAACTGCGAGAACGGTGACTTCGGCCTGTTCGACAAGATGCTCACGCACATCGAAGAGCGTTTCGGCCACCTGCTGCACAAGGTCGAGTGGGTCAGCCTTGGTGGCGGCATTCACTTCACCGGTGAAGACTATGCAGTGGACGCCTTCTGCGCGCGCCTGAAGGCGTTCTCGGAAAAATACGGCGTGCAGGTATACCTGGAGCCCGGCGAAGCAGCCATCACCAACAGCGCCTCGCTGGAAGTGACCGTGCTCGATACCCTGTACAACGGCAAGCACCTGGCCGTGGTCGACAGCTCGATCGAAGCGCACCTGCTCGACCTGCTGATCTACCGCCTCAACGCCAAGATGGCCCCCAATGACGGCGAGCATACCTACATGGTCTGCGGCAAGTCATGCCTGGCCGGTGATATCTTCGGCGAGTACCAATTCGACCGTCCGCTGGCCATTGGCGATCGCCTGTCGTTCATCGACACGGCGGGTTACACCATGGTCAAGAAAAACTGGTTCAACGGGCTGAAGATGCCTTCCATCGTGGTCAAGCAGCTCGACGGCAGCGTCGAAGTCGTCCGCGAGTTCGGTTTCGAAGACTACGTTTCCAGCCTGTCGTAA
- a CDS encoding nucleotide sugar dehydrogenase, producing MKVTVFGTGYVGLTQAVCLAQVGHSVLCMDVDADRVASLSEGHCPIFEPGLAPLLKKNLACGRLSFTTDAAAAANYARLQFIAVGTPPQADGSADLKHVFAVVDSILEHADGPKVIVNKSTVPVGTVHRIKARIAQAVADTSRFQVISNPEFLKEGSAVDDCMRPERIIIGGAEAPEVELLRELYLPFSRNREKLMVMDARSAELTKYAANCMLATKISFINEIANLAEHLGADIEMVRRGIGSDPRIGYDFIYAGCGFGGSCFPKDLQALRHSAEAEGFETQLLRAVESVNEQQKGRLFSKIQRHYPGGLRGKVFALWGLSFKPNTNDIREASSRVLLEALWAAGARVQAHDPQAMEEIRRHYGPRADLQLVPCKDDALKGADALVIVTEWQDYRVLNLDKVPQQLTDRVVFDGRNLFEPEHMAAAGLTYYGIGRGQVQPVCPY from the coding sequence ATGAAGGTCACGGTTTTCGGAACCGGCTACGTCGGCCTGACCCAGGCGGTGTGTCTGGCCCAGGTGGGCCATTCGGTGCTGTGCATGGATGTCGATGCCGATCGGGTTGCCAGCCTGAGTGAAGGACATTGCCCGATCTTCGAGCCCGGCCTTGCGCCGCTGCTGAAGAAGAACCTCGCCTGCGGTCGCCTGTCCTTCACCACCGACGCCGCAGCGGCCGCCAACTATGCCAGGTTGCAGTTCATTGCCGTCGGAACCCCGCCGCAAGCCGACGGCAGCGCCGACCTGAAGCATGTTTTTGCCGTGGTCGACAGCATCCTCGAACATGCCGACGGGCCCAAAGTGATCGTCAACAAGTCCACCGTGCCGGTGGGTACGGTACACCGCATCAAGGCTCGCATCGCCCAGGCCGTGGCCGATACCAGCCGCTTCCAGGTGATCAGCAACCCGGAGTTTCTCAAGGAAGGCTCTGCGGTGGATGACTGCATGCGCCCCGAACGCATCATCATCGGCGGCGCAGAGGCGCCCGAAGTGGAGTTGCTACGCGAGCTTTACCTGCCGTTCAGCCGCAACCGCGAAAAGCTTATGGTCATGGACGCGCGCAGCGCCGAGCTGACAAAGTACGCGGCCAACTGCATGCTGGCCACCAAGATTTCCTTCATCAACGAAATCGCCAACCTGGCCGAGCACCTGGGGGCCGACATCGAAATGGTGCGCCGTGGCATCGGCTCGGACCCGCGCATCGGTTATGACTTCATCTACGCCGGCTGCGGTTTTGGCGGTTCTTGCTTCCCCAAAGACCTGCAAGCTCTGCGCCACAGTGCCGAGGCAGAAGGCTTCGAGACACAGTTGCTGCGCGCAGTAGAGTCGGTCAACGAGCAGCAGAAGGGCCGGCTGTTCAGCAAGATCCAGCGCCACTACCCCGGCGGCCTGCGGGGCAAGGTGTTTGCCCTGTGGGGGTTGTCGTTCAAGCCCAATACCAATGATATCCGCGAAGCCTCCAGCCGGGTCTTGCTGGAAGCGTTGTGGGCCGCGGGTGCGCGGGTCCAGGCCCACGACCCTCAGGCCATGGAAGAAATCCGGCGCCACTACGGCCCGCGTGCCGACTTGCAACTGGTGCCCTGCAAGGACGATGCATTAAAGGGCGCAGATGCCTTGGTGATCGTCACCGAGTGGCAGGACTACCGCGTACTCAATCTGGACAAGGTGCCGCAGCAGTTGACCGACCGGGTGGTGTTCGACGGGCGCAACCTGTTCGAGCCCGAGCACATGGCCGCCGCCGGCCTGACTTATTACGGGATCGGCCGTGGCCAGGTGCAGCCAGTATGCCCGTACTGA
- a CDS encoding saccharopine dehydrogenase, whose protein sequence is MKKNVLIIGAGGVAKVVAHKCAQHNDELGRIAIASRNISKCQAIIDSVKAKGSLKVPADIQAFSLNALDVEATKALIRETESQIVINVGSAFLNMSVLRACIDTGAAYLDTAIHEEPGKICETPPWYGNYEWKHLEECQAKNITAILGVGFDPGVVNSYAKLAQQQYFDSIDSIDILDVNAGSHGKYFATNFDPEINFREFTGQVWSWQNSQWTSNTMFEVKRTDDLPVVGSQNLYLTGHDEVHSISKNLNVPNVRFWMSFGEHYINVFTVLKNLGLLSEQPVKTAEGLEVVPLKVVKAVLPDPASLAPGYTGKTCIGDLVKGTKDGQPREVFIYNVADHEEAYAETDSQGISYTAGVPPVAAALLVARGEWDAKRMVNVEELPAEPFLKALDVMGLPTRVKDEKGDRPWDAEA, encoded by the coding sequence TTGAAGAAGAACGTTCTTATCATTGGTGCAGGAGGTGTCGCCAAGGTGGTGGCCCACAAGTGCGCGCAGCATAACGACGAACTGGGTCGTATCGCTATCGCGTCACGGAACATCTCCAAATGCCAGGCCATCATCGACAGCGTCAAGGCCAAGGGTAGCCTCAAGGTGCCCGCCGACATCCAGGCCTTCTCGCTCAATGCCCTCGATGTCGAGGCAACCAAGGCACTGATCCGCGAAACCGAATCGCAGATTGTGATCAATGTGGGTTCCGCCTTCCTCAACATGTCGGTGCTGCGTGCCTGCATCGATACGGGTGCCGCCTATCTGGACACCGCCATCCACGAAGAGCCGGGCAAGATCTGCGAGACCCCGCCGTGGTACGGCAACTACGAGTGGAAACACCTCGAAGAGTGCCAGGCCAAGAACATTACCGCCATTCTCGGCGTCGGATTCGACCCGGGTGTGGTGAACAGCTACGCCAAGCTGGCGCAGCAGCAATATTTCGACAGCATTGATTCGATCGATATTCTCGACGTCAATGCCGGTTCCCATGGCAAGTACTTTGCCACCAACTTCGACCCGGAAATCAACTTCCGCGAGTTCACCGGACAAGTGTGGAGCTGGCAGAACAGCCAGTGGACCAGCAACACCATGTTCGAGGTCAAGCGTACCGACGACCTGCCAGTGGTAGGCTCGCAAAACCTGTACCTGACCGGCCACGATGAAGTTCACTCGATTTCGAAGAACCTCAATGTACCGAACGTGCGCTTCTGGATGAGCTTCGGCGAGCACTACATCAACGTGTTCACTGTTCTGAAAAACCTGGGCCTGCTCAGCGAGCAGCCGGTGAAAACCGCCGAAGGCCTGGAAGTGGTGCCGCTGAAAGTGGTCAAGGCCGTACTGCCAGACCCAGCCTCGCTGGCCCCTGGCTACACCGGCAAGACCTGCATCGGTGACCTGGTCAAAGGCACCAAGGATGGCCAGCCGCGCGAAGTGTTCATCTACAACGTGGCTGACCACGAAGAAGCCTACGCCGAGACCGACAGCCAGGGCATTTCCTACACCGCCGGCGTACCACCAGTGGCTGCCGCCCTGCTGGTTGCCCGTGGCGAGTGGGATGCCAAGCGCATGGTCAACGTCGAGGAGTTGCCAGCCGAGCCGTTCCTCAAGGCGCTGGACGTGATGGGCCTGCCGACCCGCGTCAAAGATGAAAAAGGCGATCGTCCTTGGGACGCTGAAGCCTAA
- a CDS encoding pyridoxal-phosphate dependent enzyme — translation MTLHIHTPLIESRPLSLAAGRNIWLKLDALQPCGSFKLRGVGHACEVHQARGARHFVSSSGGNAGLAVAYAGRKLGVPVTVVVPETTTERAKELLHLENAKVVVHGSSWQEANALAQTLVGPNDAFIHPFDDPLLWAGHASLVDEVAEAGLKPDAVVLSVGGGGLLSGVVEGLKRNGWGDVPVLAVETEGAASLHAAMQAGHSVELERIASVATSLGAKRVADQALICVQQHPVHSHLVSDRAALEACERFLLDHRVLVEPACGAALAVAYDAKALGALRNVLVVVCGGATATLEQIRAWLQQAD, via the coding sequence ATGACCTTGCACATTCATACACCCCTGATCGAATCGCGCCCGCTGTCGTTGGCTGCCGGCCGTAATATCTGGCTCAAGCTCGACGCCCTGCAACCCTGCGGTTCGTTCAAACTGCGCGGTGTAGGCCACGCCTGCGAGGTACACCAGGCGCGCGGCGCCCGGCACTTTGTGTCCTCGTCAGGCGGCAATGCCGGTTTGGCAGTCGCCTACGCCGGACGCAAGCTGGGGGTGCCGGTGACCGTGGTGGTACCCGAAACCACCACCGAACGGGCCAAGGAGCTGCTGCACCTGGAAAACGCCAAGGTGGTGGTGCACGGCAGTTCCTGGCAAGAGGCCAACGCCCTGGCACAGACACTGGTAGGCCCGAACGATGCCTTCATCCACCCATTCGACGACCCACTGCTGTGGGCCGGGCATGCCAGCCTGGTGGATGAAGTGGCCGAAGCCGGCCTGAAGCCGGACGCGGTGGTGTTGTCAGTCGGCGGTGGCGGCTTGCTCAGCGGCGTGGTGGAGGGCCTGAAGCGCAATGGCTGGGGCGACGTGCCGGTGCTGGCGGTAGAAACCGAGGGCGCGGCGTCGCTGCATGCGGCCATGCAGGCCGGCCATTCGGTGGAGCTGGAGCGTATCGCCTCGGTGGCGACGTCGCTGGGGGCCAAGCGTGTGGCTGATCAGGCGCTGATATGCGTGCAGCAGCATCCGGTGCACAGCCACCTGGTCAGCGATCGCGCAGCGCTGGAGGCCTGTGAGCGGTTCCTGCTGGACCACCGTGTGCTGGTCGAGCCCGCGTGCGGGGCGGCGCTGGCAGTGGCCTATGATGCCAAGGCACTGGGCGCCTTGCGCAATGTACTGGTGGTGGTCTGTGGCGGCGCTACCGCAACACTGGAGCAGATCAGGGCGTGGCTGCAGCAGGCAGACTGA
- the yghU gene encoding glutathione-dependent disulfide-bond oxidoreductase: protein MSKPAYVPPKVWRNDAASGGQFASINRPVAGPTHDKDLPLGKHPLQLYSLATPNGVKVTIALEELLALGHAGAEYDAWLIRIGEGDQFSSGFVQVNPNSKIPALLDRSVEPPVRVFESGSILLYLAEKFAALLPKSPAARTESLNWLFWQMGAAPYLGGGFGHFYVYAPEKFEYAINRFTMEAKRQLDVLDRRLAESRYLGGEEYSIADIAVWPWYGQLVRGNLYDAAQFLAVDEYPNVQRWAEEIALRPAVQRGTRVNRTWGDENSQVPERHSAADLAG, encoded by the coding sequence ATGAGCAAGCCTGCCTATGTGCCACCCAAAGTCTGGCGCAACGACGCAGCCTCCGGCGGCCAGTTCGCCAGCATCAACCGCCCGGTAGCCGGCCCGACTCACGACAAGGACCTGCCGCTGGGCAAGCACCCGCTGCAGCTGTATTCCCTGGCCACGCCCAATGGCGTCAAGGTCACCATTGCCCTTGAGGAGCTGCTTGCCCTGGGTCACGCCGGTGCCGAATACGATGCCTGGCTGATTCGCATCGGCGAGGGTGATCAGTTTTCCAGTGGCTTCGTCCAGGTCAACCCCAACTCGAAGATTCCTGCCCTGCTCGACCGTAGCGTGGAGCCGCCGGTGCGGGTGTTCGAGTCAGGCTCGATCCTGCTGTACCTGGCTGAGAAGTTCGCAGCTTTGCTGCCAAAATCGCCGGCTGCGCGCACCGAAAGCCTGAACTGGTTGTTCTGGCAGATGGGTGCGGCGCCTTACCTGGGCGGTGGCTTTGGCCACTTCTACGTGTATGCACCAGAAAAGTTCGAGTACGCCATCAACCGCTTCACCATGGAGGCCAAACGTCAGCTGGACGTACTTGATCGTCGCTTGGCCGAAAGCCGTTATCTGGGCGGCGAGGAATACAGTATTGCCGATATTGCCGTGTGGCCTTGGTATGGCCAGCTGGTACGCGGCAACCTGTATGACGCCGCACAGTTCCTGGCGGTTGACGAGTACCCGAACGTACAGCGCTGGGCCGAGGAAATTGCCCTGCGCCCTGCGGTGCAGCGCGGTACACGGGTGAACCGTACCTGGGGAGATGAAAACAGCCAGGTGCCGGAGCGCCATAGCGCCGCAGACCTGGCCGGTTGA